DNA sequence from the Anomalospiza imberbis isolate Cuckoo-Finch-1a 21T00152 chromosome 14, ASM3175350v1, whole genome shotgun sequence genome:
TTTGACACAGGACACTGTGTGACCCCCAaacctctgcagctcctcccgagaCCTGGGGGTTGTCCCCCTATTCCCACTGCCCAACCCAACCTGTGCCAACGGTCCCTGCCAAGGGCACTCAGAGCGGAGAGGCTGCGGCCGCAGTCCGAACAGCAGAAGGGTCTGATGCCCCCGTGCTTGCGGAACTTCCAGGTGCAGCCTTTCCCCGGGCACTTTTAGGGCTTCTCACCCGTGCCAGGGGAGCACCGAGGGATGAGCGCTGCGGCTCCCAGGCGCTCGGGGAAATTCCCAAAGAACGGGAATCGCTCGGCTCCTCCTCCAGCCGTCGCCCAGCGCGGGCCGCTGGCGCCACCGGGTGCCCGAGCGCCGCCACCGGGTCAGAGCAGCGCGGCCCGGCCGGGTTTGGGGTGCGAGCAGCGCCCACTGGGACCcgccccagcagcccccaggcaCTGCCGGGgtcccagccccacacacgGACTGCGGGGCGCTGGGAGTGGGGCACCCCATGACCAGCCTGAGGAATGAAGGACAGGAGGGTCCCCCCGAGCATGGCTTTGCCTACCAGCACCCCCAAAAGGGTGAGCACAGAGCCtaagtgtccccaagtgccaccctGAACCTTAACACAGGGTGACAGCACGCCCAAAGAGCGCCCTGTGCCCCTAAAGCGCACCTCCCGAGAGCCCTCCTGTGCCGCCAGAGGAAACCCCCCAGGCCTGACACACGCTGCCAGCACCCCGTGCCCCCCAAGGGACCCCCAGGCTCTGGCTGCCgctgccagcacccccagtgacacccctgaGGGTGCCCACAGGTCCGTGCAGGAGagccccgggggtcccggggcagCGCTGGGGGGTGACAAGGAGCCGGTTTGGGCAGGAGGTCCCCGTGGCAGCCTCATGCCGGGTCCCCCACGCGTGTCCCAGCGGGACCCAGCGCGGGGTGCGATGGGACTGGGGGTCTCGCTTGTCCCTCGGCTGCCCCTCGGTCCCGCTGGCTGTGCTGCGGGTGGGGCTGTGCCCGCTTGTCCCCCGCGGAGGCCGAGCCGGGCCCTGTGAAAAGCTCCACCCTCGGCCGACCCCAGGAGGCGCCGCGGGGCTCTTCAAAAGGTgacagaattcccaaatcccccaaaagtaggattttttcatttctgtaaggagtatttttatcttttctctgTAATTTTTCTCTCTGGAATAGGACATCTTTCAtgcaaaacccccaaaaagcTTCAATTGAAgaatttagagatttttttttccttagtattCCTTAGGCTCCTACATCTGGGTTGTTCATCAGGATGATGAAGAGAGCTGGGATgaggctggagccctgtggaacccCAGTAATGAGAGGTGGCGGGCAGGTGTCACCCCACTCTGTCATCCTCTGTGCCCAAGCCAGGAGGCAGTTGTTCCCCCATCCcatgtgtttatccagctgcagcctggacattttgtccagaaggaCCCTGGGAGAGACAGGATGAAAAGCTTTGCTGGACTCCAAGAAGATTCCATCTCCTGGCTTTCCTTGATCAGCCAGGTGGGATACCCTGTTGCAGAAGGAAATCAGGCTGGACAAGCAGGACTTTCCCCTCATGGAGCTGTGACCAATAACTGTGTTGTCCTCCAGGTGTCTTCCAATACTTCCCAGAATAATCTTCTCCATGATTTTACTGGGCACTGAAGTGAGAGTGACAGGCTGTGGGTTCCAGGGTCCTCCTTCTTGCCCTTCTGGAAAATCAGGACAACTGTCCCCAgtttccagccagctgggacCTCCTGGATTCCCAAGACCATTCAAAATCCTCAAGAGAGGCTTTGTGATGGCATCAGCAACTCTTTGGAGGATTCTCAGGTGAATCCCACCAGGTCCCATAGGGAATTGGAGggatccagctggagcaggagatcCTGCACAAGTTCATTCAAGATCATTCCTGCAGTCCTGCTCATCCAGCTCAGGGCACTGGGAGCCCCTTGGTCCATCCTCTGGACACAGAATGCCTTGAACAGCTctgccttgtccctgtcccctgtgggAGGTGACATCCTCACCCCGACCAGGCCAATCCATGGTATTTCTACAGTGCCTCTTGCCATTAATAGATTTGAACAAACATTCCCCACCTGGCAGCTTTCCAGCGACTCTGCCCCAGGCCTGCAGCTCGGGTGGGGTGGATGTGGCAGCACTTCACCTGTGCCCAAGCAGACTGTTGTCCCTCAGGCCATGGGGGTCAGGGACCACCTCAGGCCAGGGACAAGCTCTGCCCATGGCACACCCTGGCTGGCGGATGGGAAGCTGAGAAAAAGCACTTTCCCAAGCAGCTGTGAGTTGTTTTCAGGGCCCACAGGTCCCTGAAGTgtctccccagcccctcctcacacCAGTTCCCCCATCCCCACAAAGCCAGGGCAAAAGCACCAGCTCAGAGGGAGTCTGGGAACTCCCTGCAGGGTCTGCCCTGAGCATGGGAGGTGTCGTGGTCCCCATCACCCTTCCCACCATCCAACAGCTCAGAGcatccaaccccaaatcctgacacCCTCCCAGCAACCAGGGGGGTTGGCTGGGGGGGATGAAGAAACACTCCTCAAAAACCATTATTAAAAAGCAAAGCGTGTGGCCACAGCCGCTGGTTTAACTTAGAAACATTTCAAGTGGCCCAGAGTCTTCCAAAAAACCCGAGAGCTGCTGGCCCTCGTCCCCCCCACCCTGTCCCACCCCCTCCTAGAATTCCATAAAATAAAAGTTCCATGTTCCACAAAGTTTCCCTTTGTGTAGTGCTGATGGTCTTGTTTGTAGGTCACTGCTGGGTTGTGTTTCCCCCTTCTTgattcctcttttcctcctggcTCTCCGTGCACCCAGCACTTCCCATGAAGCCCAGCACATGCTGAGGGACACACAGAGAGGTGATGTCCCTTCTCCTGCTGGGACAGTCTGGGGATGGAGTGGGAATGGCTATCAGCTCCTCCACAGGGGCCCATCACCCCATCACCTGCCCTGTCCTTGCCACGGCTCccaggcactgggagggcaggggacagggagcacACGGGGGACAACGGGCAGGAGGCTGAAgaggctgaggcagctgctgggtgAATTCCAGGTGAGGAGTCAAGGAGCCTCCAGGCGAGGACAAACCCAGGAATAAAAACAGCTGGGAACAAGAGAGAAGGGGCAGCAGTCCAGAATCCATTGTTTGCCGTCCCGTGCCGTGCCGGCGGGGCTCCTGCAGCGGGCACGGCTCGGCCCGGCGCTTCCACAGTCCCCGCCCCGAGGAGCCGCGGGtgtggatggatggagggagggaggcgcTGCCGGCTCCCAGCGCGGCGGGCACCGCTCACATCATGACGTGCCGCCGGCGGTGCAGGGCCAGGTGGTCGGAGCGGGAGAAGCTGCGGTCGCAGTCCGAGCAGCGGAAGGGTTTGATGCCCGTGTGCTTGCGGAAGTGCCGGGTGAGCTCGTCCGAGCGGGCGAACTTCCAGGTGCAGCCTTCCCACGTGCATTTGTAGGGCTTCTCGCCTGTGCCAGGGGAGCACCGAGGGGTCAGCGCTGCCACAAGGAGCCCCCAAAGCCCTCACAGAAATTCCAAACGGGGAATCCCTCCACCCAGCACTCCCAAACGGCCACCGAGGGACACAGCACCATCCCATGGGGGATCCAGGGACACCAGTCCCACCCCTACCTGTGTGTATCCTCCGGTGGGCTTTGAGGTGGGAGCTTTTGGTGTAGACCTTATTGCAGCCCTCGAAGTCGCACTGGTGGATGCGCCGCTTCTTCAGGTCTGGGGAATCGGCTCTGGGGCCCCGCACCGCCGGCCTGccgggagcagggagagctggagcCATGGCCCCGGAGCCCACAGGGGGTTCAGGGGCATAAAGGGTGGGGAGGCACAGGCAGGAGGAGACTCACTCTCTCGGCAGGTCCTGGAAAGGCGCTGGGCCACTCTCAGAGGCGCTGTCCTCGCTGTCGCTGTTCATGTCCATGGGGTACACGGAGCCAGGGTCCATTTTCACTGGAGGGGTCCGGGAAAGGAAAGCTTTAGGGCACAAAGAGGCAAGGGGTGAGCACAGAACAGAGACATCCCCAAAACACCCACCCCACATCAGGGGTGCAGCGTTCTGCCTGCCTCTGCGGTGCTCCAAGCACCACCCGTCCCTACAGAAAATCAAATCCAAGTGGGAAGATGGAGAACCCCCGAAGGGAGGAAACAACTTGGGGGCACCACTTTtggctgcctgctcctgcccagagcagggcagatCCAGGTCCCCCACCCCGGATAAGGTGGGAAGCTGGGAatgtcctgggaaaggggattgtggggggcacagggagcagctgagctgaaaccagagctgctggcagcaggcagccagtgggaagggcagggcaggctgccagcagcaggacgGGTGGAGAAGAGGCAGTGCCAtgcccctgtgtgtccctgccctccccatgtcccctggggggcacaggctgggggctgaggggctTTGTATGGGAGTGGCACATGGCGGTGGCAGGGACACTCCACAGTGAAAAATGAGATTCCCTTCGAGGGTGCCCCTCCACGAGGCAGGACAGACACCCTCCACCCCCCAGATTCTAGGGTTCCCCCCAGGTGCCCTTACCAGACCCAGCGTTCTTGCCGTCCCCCCCGATGAGTGGCACGGTAATGGCGGTGACGCCGTCCGTGGGCACGGTGGTGTAGACGACGGGGAGGGACTGCACCACCACGGGGATGGTCTGCAGGTTGCCCATCTTGCTGGGCAGGTTGACGGAGGGGATGGTGTGGATGACGTGGAGGATCTGCTGCCCACCGCTGCCCTGCGTGGAGGCCAGGATGGAGCCGGGTGAGAGGACAGCCGGGATGGCCGAGGTGGAGCTGAGACCGGAGGGCGGGATGGACACGGTGCTGGGAGCGGGAAGCGGGGGAGCCACCAGCATGGGGGAAGACTGGACCGAGGTGGggggcggtggcggcggggccgaggccggaGCCACCTTGGATTTATTGAGGGAGAGATCGACGGGCTCGGCCTGGGGCTGGCTGCAGTCgctggccagcagctcctcGGGGGGCTCCGTCTTGATGTCGGCCAGCAGCACCGGTGGGTCGAGGGGGCCCTCAGCCAGCAGCGCCGACGAGCTCATGGCGGGCGTCGCCTTCCCCTGGCCCTGCAAGAGACCCGCAGTCCGTGAGGcgctagggaaactgaggcacggggcGGGGGCGCAGAGGTTTTCTTAACGGGCTCTCACCAACCAACCGACCGGGGCGGCGCCTCGGGGCGGCTCCGCCGGGGCGTGGGGCCAGCCGGGGGTCGCCGGGCCGGGCATGGCGGGGCCCGCCCGTGCCCTGAggcggggccgcgcccgcccgTCCCTCACGGACCCGCCCGGCCCCtcacggcggcggcggcggcggcggcggcgcgcgccGAGGGCGGGAACCGcaagccccgcccccccgcccgCGCCTTTGTGCCGGCCGGCCCCTCCCCCCGCGGGCGGGGCTGCCGGGGGCGTGTCCGCGCGCGGGGCGgtggcggccccgccccgccccttCCCCCCGCGCCTTAAAGgggccgcgcccccccccggcccggcgcCCCCGCCCGGGGTCACTCACGCACTGACCCGCGGGGCTCCCACGCGTGTCCGCCGCGCTCGCAGCCCCCTCCCGCCGCCCGCAGCACCATCTCCCGGGCCGCGCCGGCCGAGGTGCGAACGGCCCCGCGGCTCCACCTGGGCTCGGCCGCGGGTGGAGCTTCTTAaagggcccggcccggcccccgcggGAGGCACGGGGCACGGCCCCACCCGCGGCACGGCCGGCGCTGCGCCCCCGCGGGACCGCGACACAACCGAGGGAGAAGCGGGACGCCCAGCCCCACCGCACCCCGCGCTGGGTCCCGGGGCACGCGTGGGGGCAACCGGTACGGGGAAACCCCTGGCCGAACGAGCTCCTCGTCGCCCCCCACGCTGCCCCGGGCACcccccggcgctgccccgggcCCCCCGCACGTACCTGCCCACGCAGGGACCGTCCCCGCCCGCGGAGCCCCCACGCACCGGCCTCgcgcggcggccccgccccgccacACCCAGCGCCGCGCCCCGCGCTcacggcccggccccgcccgggggGGGGCGGCGGCTACAGCGCAcccccggcaccggcaccgagCCCAAGGCACCGGCACCGAACCCCTCCGACACCGGCACGGAGCCCGCGGCACCGGCACGGAGCCCCCCGCTCCCACGCGGAGCCCCGAATTCACCGTCCCCATAAAACCGGGTCCCCCCAAAGCACCTCCACACTTCAGGGCAGGGATCCCCCACGAACTGCCACCCCCCACAGCAAGGGACCCCCCCAACACACGCAGAGAGCCACGGAACCCCCAAACACAGCCCCCCACGAATCACCCCCCGATACagccgggaccccccccaaacacaccccaaaaagAGCCAGAGAcatcccccctccccagaaCCCACCTCttcacctggggaccccccgACACGCAGAGCCCCCTCCAAGGGGGGTACACATGTAccccccccaaacacccccaaacagagacagagaccccccccccagTACCCACGTATTGGGGGGATCCCCCCAAGACAAACAGGCAGCCAGGGTCTCCCACCAAACACCCCCATAACCAGCCAATggcccccaaaacacccccctCACACGCTCACAAACTGCCAGCGCCCCCAAAAAACCTCCACTCTCAGGCAGGGACCCCCATagccccccccccaaaatccagggacccccaaaacacaCCCCAACAATGAGAGACACCCGTCAAACACCTCTCGCTCAGTCAGGGACGCCCTCCAACACATCCCCAGGTCTTCAAAGCACCCCCTACAGTCCGACACCCCTAAAACACACcgggggacacccccagacagacagacagccaACTGCCCCCCGCACCTGGGGTCTCAatgtccccccagagcccccaggagcagcccctcaCACACGGGGGCTCCCCGCAAACAGGCTCAttgtggggggggggaatgggggcACAAAAGGGATGCCCCGTTCTGCCCTGGGGGACCCTCCCCTACCCAAATGTGGGGGTCCCTTGCACCCCAAAGCCCCGCGGGG
Encoded proteins:
- the KLF8 gene encoding Krueppel-like factor 8 isoform X4, producing the protein MSSSALLAEGPLDPPVLLADIKTEPPEELLASDCSQPQAEPVDLSLNKSKVAPASAPPPPPPTSVQSSPMLVAPPLPAPSTVSIPPSGLSSTSAIPAVLSPGSILASTQGSGGQQILHVIHTIPSVNLPSKMGNLQTIPVVVQSLPVVYTTVPTDGVTAITVPLIGGDGKNAGSAFLSRTPPVKMDPGSVYPMDMNSDSEDSASESGPAPFQDLPREPAVRGPRADSPDLKKRRIHQCDFEGCNKVYTKSSHLKAHRRIHTGEKPYKCTWEGCTWKFARSDELTRHFRKHTGIKPFRCSDCDRSFSRSDHLALHRRRHVMM
- the KLF8 gene encoding Krueppel-like factor 8 isoform X1; amino-acid sequence: MPGPATPGWPHAPAEPPRGAAPGQGKATPAMSSSALLAEGPLDPPVLLADIKTEPPEELLASDCSQPQAEPVDLSLNKSKVAPASAPPPPPPTSVQSSPMLVAPPLPAPSTVSIPPSGLSSTSAIPAVLSPGSILASTQGSGGQQILHVIHTIPSVNLPSKMGNLQTIPVVVQSLPVVYTTVPTDGVTAITVPLIGGDGKNAGSAFLSRTPPVKMDPGSVYPMDMNSDSEDSASESGPAPFQDLPREPAVRGPRADSPDLKKRRIHQCDFEGCNKVYTKSSHLKAHRRIHTGEKPYKCTWEGCTWKFARSDELTRHFRKHTGIKPFRCSDCDRSFSRSDHLALHRRRHVMM
- the KLF8 gene encoding Krueppel-like factor 8 isoform X3, with the translated sequence MRSEEARGTGQGKATPAMSSSALLAEGPLDPPVLLADIKTEPPEELLASDCSQPQAEPVDLSLNKSKVAPASAPPPPPPTSVQSSPMLVAPPLPAPSTVSIPPSGLSSTSAIPAVLSPGSILASTQGSGGQQILHVIHTIPSVNLPSKMGNLQTIPVVVQSLPVVYTTVPTDGVTAITVPLIGGDGKNAGSAFLSRTPPVKMDPGSVYPMDMNSDSEDSASESGPAPFQDLPREPAVRGPRADSPDLKKRRIHQCDFEGCNKVYTKSSHLKAHRRIHTGEKPYKCTWEGCTWKFARSDELTRHFRKHTGIKPFRCSDCDRSFSRSDHLALHRRRHVMM
- the KLF8 gene encoding Krueppel-like factor 8 isoform X2, whose translation is MPGPATPGWPHAPAEPPRGAAPGQGKATPAMSSSALLAEGPLDPPVLLADIKTEPPEELLASDCSQPQAEPVDLSLNKSKVAPASAPPPPPPTSVQSSPMLVAPPLPAPSTVSIPPSGLSSTSAIPAVLSPGSILASTQGSGGQQILHVIHTIPSVNLPSKMGNLQTIPVVVQSLPVVYTTVPTDGVTAITVPLIGGDGKNAGSVKMDPGSVYPMDMNSDSEDSASESGPAPFQDLPREPAVRGPRADSPDLKKRRIHQCDFEGCNKVYTKSSHLKAHRRIHTGEKPYKCTWEGCTWKFARSDELTRHFRKHTGIKPFRCSDCDRSFSRSDHLALHRRRHVMM